The following are from one region of the Hymenobacter sp. YIM 151858-1 genome:
- a CDS encoding DUF4097 family beta strand repeat-containing protein — MRFLLRPSSRLMLPLLAALATVAAPAAAQVRAALVGGFVQPCPEVRYWDQPTPEAPFQQVQQNGAQPDPAAAPLPAFEKSRKISRTFKAVPGRQFTLDTRYGRVQVNTWSRNEIKTEVDITARADEEAKAQQLLDMIQVLMQEQPGPEGGLVVQTRLGEMPRECYSRQRLYEINYTVWMPKNTPLKVRNSFGDVSLTGDLTGPADLSVCYGSLRTARLDGPRNSVRINNGAAAVQYARQATLEANHSRLRLEEGQQVDLRNNGSDIDIGTVENLAVHSKYGDVNLGTVRSLQGTTGYSRFSVYKVSEQLDMKVQYCPAFEVRTTGPNFRRINVDGGYSTILLNFPDNAGFVFDVNSENGKVQMDKRFVKVRTEENSSSLTEVQGQYGVVQARPTRPASSVNIRTRYSNVSFNR, encoded by the coding sequence ATGCGTTTTCTGCTCCGACCTTCTTCGCGCCTGATGCTGCCCCTGCTGGCGGCCCTGGCAACTGTTGCCGCGCCGGCAGCAGCACAGGTACGGGCGGCTTTGGTAGGCGGCTTTGTGCAGCCTTGCCCCGAGGTCCGGTACTGGGATCAGCCCACGCCCGAGGCGCCTTTTCAGCAGGTGCAGCAAAACGGTGCCCAGCCCGATCCGGCGGCGGCTCCGCTGCCGGCCTTCGAGAAGAGCCGCAAAATCAGCCGCACGTTTAAGGCCGTGCCGGGCCGCCAGTTTACGCTCGACACCCGCTACGGCCGCGTGCAGGTGAACACCTGGAGCCGCAACGAGATTAAGACCGAGGTAGACATTACCGCCCGCGCCGACGAGGAAGCCAAAGCGCAGCAGCTGCTCGATATGATTCAGGTGCTGATGCAGGAGCAACCCGGCCCCGAGGGCGGCCTGGTGGTGCAAACCCGCCTGGGCGAAATGCCGCGCGAGTGCTACAGCCGCCAGCGCCTCTACGAAATCAACTACACGGTTTGGATGCCGAAGAACACGCCCCTGAAGGTGCGCAACAGCTTCGGCGATGTAAGCCTGACCGGCGACCTGACCGGCCCTGCCGACCTGAGCGTGTGCTACGGCAGCCTGCGCACCGCCCGCCTCGATGGCCCGCGCAACAGCGTGCGCATCAACAACGGCGCAGCCGCGGTGCAGTACGCGCGCCAGGCCACCCTGGAGGCCAACCACTCGCGCCTGCGCCTCGAAGAAGGCCAGCAGGTTGACCTGCGCAACAACGGCTCCGACATCGACATCGGAACGGTGGAGAACCTGGCCGTGCACAGCAAGTACGGCGACGTGAACCTAGGCACCGTACGCTCGTTGCAGGGCACCACCGGCTACTCGCGCTTTAGCGTGTACAAAGTGTCGGAGCAGCTCGATATGAAGGTGCAGTACTGCCCCGCGTTCGAGGTGCGCACCACCGGCCCCAACTTCCGCCGCATCAACGTTGATGGGGGCTACAGCACGATTCTGCTGAACTTCCCCGACAACGCCGGCTTCGTGTTCGATGTAAACTCCGAAAACGGCAAAGTGCAGATGGATAAGCGCTTCGTGAAGGTGAGAACCGAGGAAAACAGCTCGTCGCTTACGGAGGTGCAGGGCCAATACGGCGTGGTGCAAGCCCGCCCCACGCGCCCGGCCAGCAGCGTCAACATCCGCACCCGTTACAGCAACGTCAGCTTCAACCGCTAA
- a CDS encoding anti-sigma factor, translated as MKPNSGLEGFVERHRADLDSFEPRADLWDAIEARLDEPADEDETPTHVLPLNPTVAPTHHTDTPAATTPSFAWQRYVAAAAVAIMLLAGGYGLRRADELNSLAGAVASADYELPAMEQQPNAVAEVVGAPEPMAVSAGQPAEQRLASSVRRMEAYYASQILEKQHELRQLDESATPGTMPQAADWKHELTALDSTYRQLRTELYRNPDPDAVLEAMNRNLQIRLDILNQQLRTREQIRQYHDESYAEASK; from the coding sequence ATGAAACCTAACTCCGGACTAGAAGGCTTTGTGGAGCGGCACCGCGCCGACCTCGACAGCTTCGAGCCGCGTGCCGACTTGTGGGACGCCATCGAAGCCCGCCTGGATGAGCCGGCCGACGAGGACGAAACGCCCACCCACGTTTTGCCCCTCAACCCGACTGTTGCGCCCACCCACCACACCGATACTCCTGCCGCCACTACGCCTTCGTTTGCGTGGCAGCGCTACGTAGCCGCCGCGGCGGTTGCCATTATGCTGCTGGCCGGCGGCTACGGCCTGCGCCGCGCCGATGAGCTGAACTCGTTGGCAGGAGCCGTTGCCAGCGCCGACTACGAACTGCCAGCCATGGAGCAGCAGCCCAATGCGGTAGCCGAGGTAGTAGGCGCCCCCGAGCCCATGGCCGTTTCGGCGGGCCAACCGGCCGAGCAGCGCCTGGCTTCGTCGGTACGCCGCATGGAGGCTTATTATGCTTCGCAGATTTTGGAAAAGCAGCACGAGCTGCGCCAGCTCGACGAAAGCGCCACCCCGGGCACCATGCCCCAGGCCGCCGACTGGAAGCACGAGCTGACCGCCCTCGACTCGACTTACCGCCAGCTGCGCACCGAGTTGTACCGCAACCCCGACCCCGATGCGGTGCTGGAGGCCATGAACCGCAACCTGCAAATCCGGCTGGATATCCTGAACCAGCAGCTGCGCACCCGCGAGCAAATCCGCCAGTACCACGACGAATCGTACGCCGAGGCGTCCAAATAA
- a CDS encoding PPC domain-containing DNA-binding protein: MRLLLLLLCLLLANLAGHAQTTAAMPNPTVAKSRMHTLTLRLRPGQDLRQQLMALVKAEGIKAGAMITCVGSLTQVTLRLANQEGPTEYRGHFEIVSLVGTLAESGSHLHLSVADSTGRTIGGHLLDGNLIYTTAEIVVGVLDEVEFRREEDPTFGYKELTVHPKAPRKASKRRP, encoded by the coding sequence ATGCGCTTACTTCTGTTGTTGCTGTGCCTGTTGCTGGCCAACCTGGCCGGGCACGCCCAAACCACTGCCGCCATGCCTAACCCAACCGTCGCCAAATCGCGCATGCACACGCTCACGCTGCGGCTGCGCCCGGGACAGGACCTCAGGCAGCAACTTATGGCTTTAGTGAAGGCCGAAGGCATCAAGGCCGGAGCAATGATTACGTGCGTCGGGAGCCTAACGCAGGTTACGCTGCGCCTGGCAAACCAAGAGGGGCCTACGGAATACCGCGGCCACTTCGAGATTGTTTCGCTGGTGGGTACGCTGGCCGAAAGCGGTAGCCACCTGCACCTGTCGGTGGCCGACTCCACGGGGCGCACCATCGGCGGCCACCTGCTCGATGGCAACCTCATCTACACCACCGCCGAGATTGTAGTAGGTGTGCTCGATGAGGTAGAGTTTCGGCGCGAAGAAGACCCCACCTTCGGCTACAAGGAGCTGACGGTGCATCCTAAAGCCCCACGCAAGGCAAGCAAGCGCAGGCCTTAG